Below is a window of Desmonostoc muscorum LEGE 12446 DNA.
ATTTTCAAAAATAGCATCTTATTCAGAAATATTAAGGATTAGGGAAACTTTTGATTTATGGTCAGAATTGAAACCAAGACTGAGCCAATGGTGATTAACTTTGGCCCTCATCACCCGTCCATGCATGGGTGTTTTCGGATTCTTGTCACCTTGGATGGCGAAGATGTCGTTGATTGTGAACCTGTCATCGGCTACCTACATCGGGGTATGGAAAAAATTGCCGAAAACCGTACCAATATTATGTACGTACCATATGTGAGTCGATGGGACTACTATGGGGGGATGTTTAATGAAGCCGTGACAGTGAATGCTGTCGAGAAACTGGCAAATATCACGATCCCCAAACGTGCCAGTTATATTCGAGTAATCATGCTGGAGTTAGCTCGAATTGTCAACCATTTGCTGTGGTTGGGGCCTTTTGTGGGAGACACTGGCGCACAAACTCCGATATTTTACACTTTGCGCGATCGCGAAATGATTCTCGACTTGTTTGAAGCTGCTACAGGCTACCGGATGGTCAACAATAATTATTTTCGCATCGGTGGAGTTGCTGCTGATTTACCTTACGGCTGGGTGGATAAGTGCGAAGACTTCTGTAATTATTTTGTACCAAAGATTGATGAGTATGAAAGACTAATTACCAATAACCCGATTTTTCGCCGCCGAGTTGAGGGTGTGGGAGTTTTAAGTCGGGAAGAAGCGATTAATTGGGGAATTTCTGGCCCGATGTTACGGGCTTCTGGCGTGAAGTGGGATTTACGAAAAGTTGACCATTACGAATGCTACGACGATTTTAACTGGGAAGTACAGTGGGATACAGCAGGAGATTGTTTTGCTAGGTATGTCGTCAGAATTGGAGAAATGCGTGAGTCAGTCAAGATTATTCAGCAAGCACTTAAGGGATTACCTGGTGGTGCATACGAAAATTTAGAAGCTCAACGCATGGTAGCAGGTGTTAAATCTGAGTGGAATGGGTTTGATTACCAGTTCATTGCCAAAAAAGTTGCCCCTACATTTAAGATTCCCCAGGGTGAAAACTATGTCCGTGTAGAGTCAGGGAGAGGAGAATTAGGAATCTATATTATTGGAGATGATCATGTCTTCCCCTGGCGTTGGAAAATTCGCCCAGCCGATTTCAATAATTTACAAGTTTTACCTCAGTTAATCCGGGGTCAAAAAGTCGCAGATATTTTCGTCATCCTGGGAAGTATTGATGTTGTGATGGGATCGGTAGATCGGTGAATGGGGGAGGTGGGGAGTGGGGAGTGGGGAGTAGGGAGTGGGGGAAATGAGGGAGATGAGGGAGTGGGGAGTGGGGAGTGGGGAGTAGGGAGTGGGGGAAATGAGGGAGCAGGGGAGCAGAGGAGAAGTTCCTGGACTCTTTCCCCTCTGCCCCTCCGCACCTTTGCACCTCTGCCTCTTACCCATGCCCCATTCCCCACTCCCCACTCCCCACTCCCCATTCCCTAAATTACCAACGGTTCAAGTTCCCGTTTATGCCATTGTCGTTGATACCATTCGGCAACCAAGGGACGAACAATAAATTTGGGATGACCTTCGCCTTTGACATCTATGCGTAAACTTGAGTAAGGACGCCGCTTATGAGAACCGTGACCATTACGACCAATGAAGAGATGCGATCGCGCTACTAATCTATTTTGCTCCATCAAATCTGCTCCCTCAATCCGCTGGCGTCGCAGACTAAACCCGCTCCCGCCACAAACAACCCAGGGAATATGAGAATCAGCGTGTCCTGTATCCATTGTTTGCAGATATTCTAGACAATGGGCGTGTCCATTCAATACCAAATCGACCAAAGGACGCCCCTGATTTAGAGAACCTATTTGTTGAGCGACTCCATCCAGAACATCACGTAGGTGGTTGCGAATTGCCAAAGTTTGTGCTTGTTCCCACTTTGTCGCCTCAGTCACATAAGGAGGATGGTGGAAATAAATCACTCGTCCCCGAACTTCCTTAGTATTCCAAGATTCAATTAATCTGTTCTTGAGCCACTCAAGTTGTTCAATGTCAGTCTGGGTTGGTCGGTCTGTGACTAGTTGCTTATCGATATCAACAATAATTTCTTCAATTTGCGACAGCTTGGCTTGGAAGTCCTCTAACTTATCGTCTTCCCTGGGGTTTTTGGGATTTAGCTTCGCTGAGGTTTCCATGATTTGCAGCTTTTCTTGCTCTAAATCCTGACGACGTTTTTCCAAGACTTTGCGATCTGCTTGACCTTGCCTCGTCTTCGGCAGTGGTGGTGGATCGTTAAATGTATTAGAGTCCAACGCAAAGAAATCAATACCGCCATAGCGAAAAGTGTAGTAGCGATTAGGCAAGCGGGTAAAATGCCCTGGTTGATAGCGAAGACAACGACCTGTGTCTGTCTTGCCAGTGTAGTAACGATTTAAATGATCTTCTAACTCTGTTGGCAGATCGAACAGCTGGAGATAGTCTAAAAATGCCCGTGCGTAAGCGTCACCTGTTCTTGAACCATGCAAACCCACATCTAAATCTAACCGCGATCGCAACAGCTTACGAATCGGTAATGTTGTCAGGGACGCTAAGCCTAAGAAAATCGGCAAGTCATAATAATCATGATTTCCCGGCACAGGTAAAATTGGCAGCTTAAAAACCATCTCGTCATAAGTAATTTTCCTGGGATGCTCTCCACCCAAGATAAACTCTCGGTAAGGGTGAATGAAGTTCTGCTGGTAGTACTCACTCGACCCCACTAAATAGATCACATCCCCCGTGTGTAGCATGAAACGACATTCATTGTGATGGGGCAGCATGAGTTCAGCCACCTGTCGCTGGGGATTTTGCCCTTGATGGTTTCCAGAACCACTATCACCTACAACTAAAAACGAAAACTCGGAATCGTCTGCATGACCATCATCTAGCACTAATCGAGTTTGGTCGATGTTACGTTTCACAATCAACGGGTCTTGCCATCGTACCCGCTGATTCATTTTGCGAATTTTTTTAGCAATAGCTGGATCGGATACTAGTTTCAATGCAAGCTAACTCCTGAATCTTCAATTGGAGGGGAGTGGGGAGTGGGGAGTGGGGAGTGGGGAGTGGGGGAGATGAGGGGGATAAGGGGGATGAGGGGGATGGGGGAGTGTGGGGAGAGAGGGGGAAAGATTTCTTCCCCATCCTCCCACACCGGACACACCTCCCACACTTCCAATGCCCCATGCCCCATGCCCCATGCCCAATACTCTTACTCTTCTACTGGATTTTTCATCTCAATAATCAAGTTGGGGAGTCCCTCTAGTTTTTCTGTAGGTTCAACTTCTTCTATTAGTGGCACAAAAATTTTTAAGCCTGCTGGTACGCACTTAACTTCTATCGGTGTTGTGCCGATGATTTCGCCATCTAGAACTACTTTTTGTGGTGGCTCTGTGGTGATTTTAAATTGTTTGGCTCGCAGGTAACCGATGTCATCGCGTTCTGCTGCGTTGCCTGTAGAAGCTGTTTGAAATAAATGGAATGTAGCGGCGATCGCTCCGGCTTTGCTTGTTGGAGCTACAATCGTTAAGTCTAGTAGCCCGTCATCATAAATCAGACCTGATGGCCCCTGTGCTAATACTGAAGTGGGAGGCGCGGCATTGGCAACTGTCACTGCACAAGCGCTGGTTTTGATTATTCTGTCCTCAGTTTCAATTTCAACATCAAAGTTATGTAGGTTTCTTAATTGCTGAATTCCTGCTAAAACGTAGGCCATCATCCCAAAGCGATTCTTGGCTTCCCGGTCTGCTAGTTCTACAGTTTCAGCTTCAAAGCCAATACCTACTAATAGTACCATTGGAAGATCGTTGCAATAGGCTACGTCTACATTGCGGGTTCCTCCCTGCAAAATTGTCTGACATGCAGCTGCGATCGTGTCAGGAATTCCTAAAGCTGTGGCAAAGGCGTTGGCTGTACCTCTAGAAATTATACCAAATGGAATATCAGTACCGACTACTGCCGCCGCCGCTGCGGAGAGGGTGCCATCTCCCCCCGAAGCAATGATCGCATTTACCCCTCGCTCTACTGCTGCATACGCTAGGGCGTCAGCACCAATTTCCTCAGTTGTTAGATGAATGTCTAAATCAATTTCTGGCTCTAATATTGCTCGAATTTCTGCCAGTTCTAATTCTGGGTCACCTTGACCCGCTACTGGATTGAAGATCAGGCAAGCGGAACGATTCATAGGGGATGACAAGTATGCTTGGATCACTAAGATATCATTTTTACCATTCTTGTAAAATTTTGACTTCCTTCTACTGGCTTGATTGCATTCAGCACGAAGCTGTCTTCGATCAACCTTAACTGTCTTCTCATTGTTTGAATATTAAAAATAGAGGTGAGAACAAGTGAGCTTGATATTTTGTAAGTAAATATAATAACGGTACTGGTTACAAATCAAACAAATTATTGTTGGAGTGCATGATATAAATGGACGACTGAAAGAAATTATAACTTTATTACAAAATAAGCAATTCACTAAAATTGAAGTTGAGCAAGAACCATTTTTTCTAAATAGCTATAAGTTTAGTGTCTATGCAACAAAACAAAGTTAAAATCTATTAAGAAATCTAAATATATAATAGTTTGAACACTTAGCATTGTAAAATAAACACTGGATTTTGTAGATTAACAAATTAAGTGAAGCTTAGCTATTGTAGATATAATCAGCACTTTCATTTCACTAAATTAATTTTACGGACGGGTCTAATTGACGAACCACTCATTTTTCTATTATTGGTTTTTCTTCTTCGTTATCACTCTTGCCCGATATTTTCTGATAGCTGGGGGAGCGTACTTGCTCTTTTATTCAGTTCTGGGAAAGTCTCTCGCCAACAAGAGTTTGCGTTTGAAACCGTTGATGAATTCTTCCATTAGAAAGGATATTGAATTATCGGTACTCTCCGCAGTGATTTTTGGTATTTGTGGAGCGTTTATTATTTCAGAGTATATTTCGGGAGCAACGCTATTATACACTAATTTACAGGAGTACGGGCTGTGGTATTTGGTAGCTAGCTTTGTTGTGGTGCTGATTCTCCAGGATACATACTTTTACTTTATGCATCGGATGTTTCACCACCCTCTAATTTTTAAATGGATGCATTATGGACACCACCGTTCGGGAGAACCAACGCCTTGGAGTTCTTCGGCGTTTGATTTTCCGGAGGCGATCGTACAAGCACTTTTCTTTGTAGGTGTAAGCTACATAGTTCCGCTACATTTTATCACCTTAGTTGCCGCACTTATAACTATGACAGTGTGGGCAGTGTTTACCCATCTCGGATTTGAGGTATTTCCTTCCTCATCTAAGAGCCACTGGATTGGAAAGTGGCTTATTGGTTCTATGCATCACTCAATACATCACCGAAAGTATAAAGTACACTACGGTTTGTATTTTACGTTCTGGGACAAGCTGCTTGGTACTGAAGACCCTCATTATGAAAATCAAACTGACACATAGGAGTCATTGTGCATTGGGCATTAGTCATTAGTCATTGGGCATTAGTTATTGGTTAGAAGCAACAAAGGACAAATAACAAATGACTACATGACAAAGACAAGGGTAAATCGCCGTCTCTACAACAATCAATTCTTTGTAGAGATGGCGATTTATCGTGTCTCTTGCTTAACCGAACAGTATTGCAATGTCTGTGGAGTACAGCCTATTCAGTAGTTTGTGATTCATCTTTCTTTTTCGTTGTTTCATGACCAAAGCGAATTCCTACAAAAATATCGTAGATAAACTCTAAAAAGTCTTTCTTTTGTCGTAATCCTGAAGTTTGATAACAGCCTTTTTCATCTAATAAAGGCTTCATCAAATAGTATGTAGATTGATACTTATACCAGGGAATACAAGTCCATAAATGATGAACTAAATGGTAGTTTTGTCCCAAAATTAGGATATTAAGAATCGGGCTGGGATATACACGAGCATTTTTCCAGCGATCGCGTTCCCTAAAAGGACGATGGGGTAGATAATCAAAAAAGAAGCCCAGTATTAACCCCACTATCCCAGAAGGTACAACCCAAAAATTGAGAAGGTACATCAAAAAATGATATTGAATTGCTATATAAAAAATTCCAACAACAATTAAACGACTGATAAACCATTCCAATAGCTCATACTTTCGCCACAATCGTCGCTGAAAGAAAAACACTTCATGGTACAAAAACCGAAATGCAATTAGCAACAGTGGTCCGCCTGTGGAAACATAATGATCTGGGTCATCTTTGGGATGGTTTACATGGGCATGATGCTGCAAATGCACCCGCGTAAATACTGGAAAGACAAATCCTAGCATTAGGGCGCTACCATGCCCTAGCATGGCATTAATTATGCGATCGCGGTGGGCAGATTTATGACAAGCATCATGAATTACTGTCCCAGCACAATGCAAAGCAATAGTATTAACGGTAAAGCACAACCAGTCCGGCCATTGCCAAAGCCAATAACCAAAGTTAGATAACACCAATGTTCCCACCGATGCCAAAAATAGCAGCAGAGTGGGATTGAAATCACCAGGAGGCGCTAAAAGTTCCTTGGGCGGTAATTTCGGCAGTTTGTCTGCTTTGGATGCAATTTTTGTTCCTAGTTCTTTATTTACTACGTCTTCTAAGGTGACTTCCAAATTATTGCCATTTTGCTTTTTATACTCATCAACAGCTGGGTCAATGATGATTAGGCTTTTGGCTGGAATGTCAAAAAAATTAGGATCTAAAGAGGTCATAATTTTTTCCTGGTCGCGGTTCCTTGATAAAGTGAGCTTGAAATCCCGAATTCAGCCAGCACAGAAGAGATTTCTTGCCCCGATTAGAGAGATGAAACCCTGAAAATCTAGCCGATACTGTTCTTTATTAAAATTAGGATGGACTGTCAAATGTATAGTGTAGGAAAAATAGAAGTTTTTTGCTATACTACACGCACTAACAAGATATTTGATTTTTCGTTTTTAGAGCTAGTCCTATTACTAATGATCTAAACAGCAGCGGAACACATATTTTGCTTTGATATCAATATTTATCGCGTTACCAAGACTATGTTTTTTCCATATGCTGAAGTTGTGTTTTCCTATTGCTTTGGTGAGAAACAATTCTCAACAATATAAACAATACAGTTTTTTGATTCATTAACGCAAGAGTTTTGCCGTAATTTCATATATGAGATAAATCTTTTAGACACAAGTATTATACTTGTCAGAAAAATTTATATGTTATTTGCTTATGATGTTTAAATTTTTAATGATAAATTCAACTTTTCAGATTTTATTTCAGCAGTAGTTCTTATTCAATACCATAAAATGGGATTGATCTTAAAAAAGCTAAGCTTTGGAATTTTCTAGACTTTCAAATACTTAGACTTGAATTTGAACGAGTAAATGAGGCATGTCTTGATATTAGAGGGTGAGAATGAGGTATTTTCATTGTGATTTGCCAATTATAGTTGCTCGATATCTC
It encodes the following:
- a CDS encoding NAD(P)H-quinone oxidoreductase subunit H, with the translated sequence MVRIETKTEPMVINFGPHHPSMHGCFRILVTLDGEDVVDCEPVIGYLHRGMEKIAENRTNIMYVPYVSRWDYYGGMFNEAVTVNAVEKLANITIPKRASYIRVIMLELARIVNHLLWLGPFVGDTGAQTPIFYTLRDREMILDLFEAATGYRMVNNNYFRIGGVAADLPYGWVDKCEDFCNYFVPKIDEYERLITNNPIFRRRVEGVGVLSREEAINWGISGPMLRASGVKWDLRKVDHYECYDDFNWEVQWDTAGDCFARYVVRIGEMRESVKIIQQALKGLPGGAYENLEAQRMVAGVKSEWNGFDYQFIAKKVAPTFKIPQGENYVRVESGRGELGIYIIGDDHVFPWRWKIRPADFNNLQVLPQLIRGQKVADIFVILGSIDVVMGSVDR
- a CDS encoding metallophosphoesterase; translation: MKLVSDPAIAKKIRKMNQRVRWQDPLIVKRNIDQTRLVLDDGHADDSEFSFLVVGDSGSGNHQGQNPQRQVAELMLPHHNECRFMLHTGDVIYLVGSSEYYQQNFIHPYREFILGGEHPRKITYDEMVFKLPILPVPGNHDYYDLPIFLGLASLTTLPIRKLLRSRLDLDVGLHGSRTGDAYARAFLDYLQLFDLPTELEDHLNRYYTGKTDTGRCLRYQPGHFTRLPNRYYTFRYGGIDFFALDSNTFNDPPPLPKTRQGQADRKVLEKRRQDLEQEKLQIMETSAKLNPKNPREDDKLEDFQAKLSQIEEIIVDIDKQLVTDRPTQTDIEQLEWLKNRLIESWNTKEVRGRVIYFHHPPYVTEATKWEQAQTLAIRNHLRDVLDGVAQQIGSLNQGRPLVDLVLNGHAHCLEYLQTMDTGHADSHIPWVVCGGSGFSLRRQRIEGADLMEQNRLVARSHLFIGRNGHGSHKRRPYSSLRIDVKGEGHPKFIVRPLVAEWYQRQWHKRELEPLVI
- a CDS encoding YegS/Rv2252/BmrU family lipid kinase, producing MNRSACLIFNPVAGQGDPELELAEIRAILEPEIDLDIHLTTEEIGADALAYAAVERGVNAIIASGGDGTLSAAAAAVVGTDIPFGIISRGTANAFATALGIPDTIAAACQTILQGGTRNVDVAYCNDLPMVLLVGIGFEAETVELADREAKNRFGMMAYVLAGIQQLRNLHNFDVEIETEDRIIKTSACAVTVANAAPPTSVLAQGPSGLIYDDGLLDLTIVAPTSKAGAIAATFHLFQTASTGNAAERDDIGYLRAKQFKITTEPPQKVVLDGEIIGTTPIEVKCVPAGLKIFVPLIEEVEPTEKLEGLPNLIIEMKNPVEE
- a CDS encoding sterol desaturase family protein, producing the protein MNSSIRKDIELSVLSAVIFGICGAFIISEYISGATLLYTNLQEYGLWYLVASFVVVLILQDTYFYFMHRMFHHPLIFKWMHYGHHRSGEPTPWSSSAFDFPEAIVQALFFVGVSYIVPLHFITLVAALITMTVWAVFTHLGFEVFPSSSKSHWIGKWLIGSMHHSIHHRKYKVHYGLYFTFWDKLLGTEDPHYENQTDT
- the crtR gene encoding beta-carotene hydroxylase, which gives rise to MTSLDPNFFDIPAKSLIIIDPAVDEYKKQNGNNLEVTLEDVVNKELGTKIASKADKLPKLPPKELLAPPGDFNPTLLLFLASVGTLVLSNFGYWLWQWPDWLCFTVNTIALHCAGTVIHDACHKSAHRDRIINAMLGHGSALMLGFVFPVFTRVHLQHHAHVNHPKDDPDHYVSTGGPLLLIAFRFLYHEVFFFQRRLWRKYELLEWFISRLIVVGIFYIAIQYHFLMYLLNFWVVPSGIVGLILGFFFDYLPHRPFRERDRWKNARVYPSPILNILILGQNYHLVHHLWTCIPWYKYQSTYYLMKPLLDEKGCYQTSGLRQKKDFLEFIYDIFVGIRFGHETTKKKDESQTTE